One stretch of Raphanus sativus cultivar WK10039 unplaced genomic scaffold, ASM80110v3 Scaffold0078, whole genome shotgun sequence DNA includes these proteins:
- the LOC130501002 gene encoding LOW QUALITY PROTEIN: uncharacterized protein LOC130501002 (The sequence of the model RefSeq protein was modified relative to this genomic sequence to represent the inferred CDS: substituted 1 base at 1 genomic stop codon) produces the protein MDQHADQDEEFQLAKEDDALVISNGPITRSKAKKLKEAIGGLIKKCLMHEESLEGSLILQDALGAMGSEDDEATLMRRNKLLQEAITKDILAAMEKLLEDKLDQRLSDRQDQNAEQRREPRINRHGRREHAGSEETDNFYERSSYSSGSRHSSRRSRHDHEGRRHRRNELSGLKLKIPPFHGKADPDAYLEWEKKIELVFNCQHYSEIKKVQVAATEFNDYALSWWDQLVTNKRRNGEFPIETWAEMKSLMRRRFVPSHYHRDLHQKLRLLTQGSKSVEEYYQEMELLMLRAKVSEDSEATMARFLGGLNREIQDRVEMQHYLEIEEMLHKAILVEQQVKRRSHARGSYSSSRYQTSKEDKPSYQKEDKPQPKEESKPSSIYSKDKGKAEATSSRARDVKCFKCQGRGHYANECTNKRVMVLLENGEYESEDERPETEQESSEAEYEEKPVHGRLLVARRTLSLQNKPEELEQRENLFYTRCMVQGKVCSLIIDGGSCVNVASETMVKKLSLKTQKHPRPYRLQWLNEEGEMKVSTQVSIPLSIGRYEDEILCDVIPMEASHILLGRPWQFDRRDYQDVFPEDSPTGLPPIRGIEHQIDFVPGSTLPNRPAYRTNPVETKELQRQVEELMEKGHIRESMSPCAVPVLLVPKKDGSWRFIVSADGVKVDPEKVKAIREWPIPKTVSEVRSFHGLAGFYRRFVRDFSTIAAPLTEVIKKDIGFKWGDTQEAAFQCLKEKLTNAPLLILPDFNKTFEIECDASGIGIGAVLMQEKRPIAYFSEKLGGAILNYATYDKELYALVRALQSWQHYLWPKEFVIHTDHESLKYLKGQNKLSKRHARWVEFIETFPYVIKYKQGKENIVADALSRRHNGFLFYDNRLCVPNCSLRELFVRESHGGSLMGHFGVTKTLKTLQDHFFWPRMKRDVERICERCATCKQAKSKVQSHGLYTPLPIPYHPWNDISMDFIVGLPRTRTGKDSIFVVVDRFSKMAHFIACHKTDDALHVANLFFKEIVRIHGMPRTIVSDRDTKFLSYFWKTLWSKLGTKLLFSTTCHPQTDGQTEVVNRTLGTLLRAFIKKNLKSWEDHLPHCEFAYNHAVKWVXSSASKFSPFEIVYGFNPTSPLDLIPLPELGDQVWVHLRKERFPNERKSKLMPRIDGPFEIIKKISNNAYKLDLKGKYDVSNSFNVSDLIPFIADEFDLRTNPFQEGGDDMIMDQHADQDEEFQLAKEDDALVISNGPITRSKAKKLKEAIGGLIKKCLMHEESLEGSLILQDALVTIQAISPS, from the exons atggaccagcatGCTGATCAAGATGAAGAGTTCCAGCTAGCTAAAGAAGATGATGCCTTAGTCATTTCCAATGGCCCCATAACTCGATCCAAAGCTAAGAaactcaaggaagctattggaggatTAATCAAGAAGTGTTTGATGCatgaagaaagtcttgaaggaagcttgatacttcaagatgCACTT GGAGCAATGGGATCCGAGGATGATGAGGCAACTCTTATGAGGAGAAACAAGCTTTTACAAGAAGCAATCACCAAAGATATCCTTGCAGCCATGGAGAAGTTGTTGGAGGATAAACTCGATCAAAGGCTATCTGATAGACAAGATCAGAATGCTGAGCAGAGACGTGAGCCAAGGATCAATAGGCATGGTCGTCGTGAGCATGCTGGATCAGAAGAAACTGATAACTTCTATGAGAGAAGTAGCTATAGCTCTGGATCAAGACACAGCAGTAGGAGATCACGACATGATCATGAGGGCAGAAGGCATAGGCGCAATGAGCTATCAGGATTGAAGCTTAAaatccctcctttccatggcaaggCTGATCCGGATGCATATCTtgagtgggaaaagaagatagagcTTGTCTTCAATTGCCAACACTACTCTGAGATTAAAAAGGTTCAAGTTGCTGCTACTGAGttcaatgactatgcattgagttggtgggatcagttGGTTACAAACAAAAGGCGCAATGGCGAGTTTCCTATTGAGACATGGGCTGAGATGAAGTCTTTGATGCGTAGGAGGTTTGTTCCCAGCCACTATCACCGTGATCTTCACCAAAAGCTGAGGCTTCTTACCCAAGGTTCCAAGTCGGTGGAggaatactatcaagagatggaGTTGCTTATGTTGAGAGCTAAGGTTTCCGAAGATAGTGAAGCTACCATGGCACGGTTTCTTGGTGGActcaaccgtgagatacaagacagGGTAGAGATGCAGCACTACCTGGAGATAGAGGAGATGCTACACAAAGCTATCTTGGTAGAGCAACAAGTTAAGAGAAGGAGCCATGCGCGTGGCAGCTATAGTTCCAGTAGATACCAGACTTCTAAGGAGGACAAACCAAGCTATCAGAAAGAGGACAAGCCACAGCCAAAGGAAGAGTCTAAGCCTAGTAGTATCTACAGCAAGGATAAAGGCAAAGCAGAGGCTACCAGCTCGCGtgcaagagatgtgaagtgctTTAAATGTCAAGGGCGTGGGCACTATGCTAATGAGTGTACCAACAAGAGAGTTATGGTTCTCTTGGAGAATGGCGAGTATGAATCTGAAGATGAAAGACCTGAGACTGAGCAAGAATCTTCAGAAGCAGAGTATGAAGAGAAGCCAGTTCATGGTAGGCTTTTGGTTGCAAGGAGGACTCTCAGCTTGCAAAACAAACCCGAAGAGCTAGAGCAAAGAGAAAACCTGTTCTACACTCGTTGTATGGTACAAGGAAAGGTTTGTAGTCTGATAATTGATGGTGGAAGCTGCGTTAATGTTGCTAGTGAAACAATGGTGAAGAAGCTTAGCTTGAAGACTCAAAAACATCCTAGACCATACCGACTACAATGGCTCAATGAAGAAGGAGAAATGAAGGTATCCACACAAGTGTCAATTCCTTTATCCATAGGAAGGTATGAAGATGAGATCCTATGCGATGTGATACCAATGGAAGCCAGTCATATCTTGCTTGGGAGACCATGGCAGTTTGATAGAAGA GATTATCAAGATGTGTTTCCAGAGGATAGTCCCACCGGTTTACCACCTATACgagggattgagcatcagatagactttgtaCCAGGTTCTACTCTTCCCAATAGACCAGCCTACAGAACCAACCCGGTTGAGACCAAGGAGCTACAAAGGCAGGTTGAAGAACTGATGGAGAAAGGCCACATccgtgagagcatgagtccttgtgctgttccaGTGCTCTTGgtacctaagaaagatggaagctggc gctttattgtgagtgcagatggagtgaAAGTGGATCCAGAGAAGGTGAAAGCTATACGAGAATGGCCCATCCCCAAGACAGTGAGTGAAGTGAGGAGCTTCCATGGacttgctggcttctataggCGTTTTGTGAGGGATTTCAGTACTATAGCAGCTCCCTTGACTGAGGTTATCAAGAAAGACATAGGTTTCAAGTGGGGAGACACACAAGAAGCTGCATTCCAATgccttaaagagaagcttactaatgcccctcttcttatacttcctgactttaataaaacttttgagattgaatgtgatgcctcaggaattggtattggtgctgttcTTATGCAGGAGAAAAGACCTATTGCATactttagtgaaaagcttggaggagccattctcaactatgcaacttatgataaggaactctatgctttggtgagggccTTGCAGAGttggcagcattatctatggCCTAAAGAGTTCGtaatccacactgatcatgagtctctcaagtaccTTAAAGGCCAGAACAAACTCAGTAAGAggcacgccagatgggtagaattcattgaaaccttcccttatgtgatcaaatacaaacaaggtaaggagaatatagttgctgatgcactatcaagaag GCATAATGGATTTCTCTTTtatgataatcgtttgtgtgtgcctaactgttctttgagagagttaTTTGTCAGGGAATCTCATGGAGGAAGCCTTATGGGTCACTTTGGTGTTACAAAGACTCTTAAAAccttgcaggatcacttcttttggcctcgGATGAAAAGAGATGTGGAGAGAATTTGTGAGAGGTGTGCAACTTGTAAACAAGCTAAGTCTAAGGTTCAGTCAcatggtttgtatactcctctccctattccttatcatccttggaatgatatatctatggatTTCATTGTGGGATTGCCTAGAACTAGAACTGGaaaggattctatctttgttgttgttgatagattctcaaaaatggctcatttcatagcatgtcacaaaactgatgatgcattgcatgttgctaacctgttctttaaagagattgtgcgcattcatggcatgcctaggactattgtttctgatagagatactaagtttcttagttatttttggaaaactctaTGGTCTAAACTAGGTACGAAACtgttgttctctactacttgtcatccgcaaactgatggacaaactgaagtagttaatagaactTTAGgtactctcttgcgtgcattcattaaaaagaatctgaagTCTTGGGAAGATCATTTGCcacattgtgaatttgcatacaaTCATGCTGTTAAGTGGGTTTAATcatctgcttctaagttttcaccttttgaaattgtttatgggtttaatcccacctctcctttggatctaatacctttacctgagt taggtgatcaggtttgggttcacctaaggaaGGAGAGATTTCCAAATgagaggaagtccaagctaaTGCCGAGGATTGATGGACCGTTTGAGATCATaaagaagatcagcaacaatgcctacaagcttgACCTCAAAGGGAAGTACGATGTAAGCAAtagttttaatgtttctgacttaatcccttttattgcagatgagttcgatttgaggacaaatccttttcaagaaggaggggatgatatgatcatggaccagcatGCTGATCAAGATGAAGAGTTCCAGCTAGCTAAAGAAGATGATGCCTTAGTCATTTCCAATGGCCCCATAACTCGATCCAAAGCTAAGAaactcaaggaagctattggaggatTAATCAAGAAGTGTTTGATGCatgaagaaagtcttgaaggaagcttgatacttcaagatgCACTTGTtaccatccaagctatctcaccatca